TGAGCCACCCGGACGAACCGATGCCCACGACCACCGACCCGACATGACCGCCCACCTGCGATTAAAGGTCGATCAACGACCCACAGGAGCGCCCGGGTCGCCGGAGCCCCCCTCCCCCACACCCCTTCCATCTGGTGGTACGTGGCTCCCGTCACAGATCAACAAGAGTCACTTCACCCATTAACGATCGTTTTTGTCCGTCTCGGGCAGCGATCGCCCCTTCGGCCACCCCCGGCACCCGCCGAGGTTCGTCGCCGACACCCCCCACCACCAGCACAAACACCCGGCCGGCCCACGCCAAACGGATTGGCGTGCACCCGCGTATCGGGTCTGTTAACCCTGTTTACCTCTTTATGATCGGCGGTTAAAAGTGCGTAAACTCATCCTGCTCGCCCTGGTGGGCTTCGGTGCCCAACTTGTCGACGGCAGCCTCGGGATGGCATACGGAGTGACATCCACCACATTGCTGCTCGCCATCAACACCAGCGCCGCCAGCGCGTCGGCAACCGTTCACCTGGCCGAAATCGGCACGACACTGGTCTCTGGTGCCGCCCACTGGCGGTTCGGCAACGTGGACTGGCGGGTGGTGTTCCGGGTCGGCGTGCCGGGAGCCCTCGGGGCCTTCCTCGGCGCGACCTTCCTCTCCGGGATCTCCACGGCGGCGGCCGCCCCGATCATGTCGCTGATCCTGCTCACCCTCGGCTGCTACCTGCTGATCCGCTTCACCGTCGCCGGTCTGCCGACCGGACGGGTGGGGCTGCCACTGCGCAAGCGGTTCCTCGGCCCACTGGGTCTGGTCGCCGGCTTCGTCGACGCCACCGGTGGTGGCGGCTGGGGCCCGGTCGGCACCCCCGCCATCCTCGCCAGCGGCCGGATGGAGCCGCGCCGGGTGATCGGGTCGATCGACACCAGCGAGTTCCTGGTGGCGGTGGCCGCCAGCCTCGGCTTCCTGGTTGGGCTCGGCTCGGAGAACATCGACTACGGCTGGGTGCTCGCCCTACTGCTCGGCGGGATGGCCGCCGCGCCGATCGCGGCCTGGCTGGTCCGGAAGGTCCCGCCCCGGGTGCTCGGCTCCGCGGTCGGCGGCATGATCATCCTCACCAACGGGCGGACGCTGCTGCGCAGCGAGTGGGTCGACGCCCCGGACATCGTCCGGTACGCCTGCTACACGGTCGTGACGGCGCTCTGGGCAGCGGCGGTGGTGTGGTCGGTCCGGCAGCACCTCGCCACCCGGAACAGCGCGCCGGCCGCCAGCGCGGAGCGGACCGGGATGGCCGACGAGGTCGCCTCCTGACGGCTGCCGGCCGGACCCGCACATTGCCCTCGGGGTCGGCCGGGGCCACCCACGTGGCTCCGGCCGGCCCGGTCCCGCCCTCTGAGACGGCGGGCAGAACCCACCGGTCCTCATGGCGGTGGCGGCCCGACCTCGCCGGGCAGGGGCACCGGAGCCCGCCGCCCGGCACGTGCCCCGCCCAGCACCACCACGACCGTGCCGACCAGCAGCACACCCA
The nucleotide sequence above comes from Micromonospora pallida. Encoded proteins:
- a CDS encoding sulfite exporter TauE/SafE family protein, with the protein product MRKLILLALVGFGAQLVDGSLGMAYGVTSTTLLLAINTSAASASATVHLAEIGTTLVSGAAHWRFGNVDWRVVFRVGVPGALGAFLGATFLSGISTAAAAPIMSLILLTLGCYLLIRFTVAGLPTGRVGLPLRKRFLGPLGLVAGFVDATGGGGWGPVGTPAILASGRMEPRRVIGSIDTSEFLVAVAASLGFLVGLGSENIDYGWVLALLLGGMAAAPIAAWLVRKVPPRVLGSAVGGMIILTNGRTLLRSEWVDAPDIVRYACYTVVTALWAAAVVWSVRQHLATRNSAPAASAERTGMADEVAS